DNA sequence from the Pseudomonas fluorescens Q2-87 genome:
TGCGAATCTCGCGCTCGACGCCGTGTCGCGGCAGATCGCTCGCCAAATGAGAGCCGGCTGTCTCTATCTGCTAGGGCCTGGCACAACGACGCGACGGGTCATGAATGCGCTGGGCTTGTCGGCGACGCTGCTCGGCGTGGACGCGGTAATAGACGGCGCTCTCGTTGGTGCCGACCTCAACGAGCAGGCATTGCTCCAGCTCATGGAGGACCACGAAACCCGCATCATCGTCGGCGTGCTGGGGGGACATGGCAGCTTGTTTGGGCGTGGCAATCAGCAGCTCAGCGCCGAGGTCATCCGCAGGGCAGGGCGCGACAACATCATTGTCGTCGCCCCCATGGAAAAGCTGCTGTCGCTGGAGGCCGGCTGTTTGCGTGTCGACACCGGGGACACCGAAGTCGATGCCCTGCTTAGCGGCTACCTGCAAGTGCACACCGGGCCCGAGCGGTCCGTTTTCTTCAGGGTCCGATCCTGATCATTTGTCCCACCCGCAAACCGAGGATAACCCCATGAGCAATCATGTCGCCCACCCCTACATGGCGAACTCCGTACCTGCACTCAAGCAAGCAATGCTCGACTCGATCGGTGTCGACAGCATCGAGGCGTTGTTCCAGCAAATTCCACAGGCTCATCGCCTGCAACGTCCGATCAACCTGCCGCCAACACTGAACGAGAGCGAGTTGCGTCGGCATCTGATCAGCACGCTGTCGAAGAATAAAACCTGCGAGCAGAACCTCAATTTTCTCGGCGCCGGTTGTTGGCAGCATCACGTTCCTGCCGCGTGTGACGAAGTGGTACGGCGCAACGAGTGGTTGACGTCGGTGTTCGGCGAACCGAGCTCTGATCACGGTCGCAACCAAGCCTGGTTCGAATTCTGCAGCCAGCTCGGCGAGCTTTTGAACATGGACCTGGTTGGCCTGCCCGTGCGCAGTTGGGGCTGCGCTGCGGGCCATGCCCTTCGCATGGCCACGCGCATCACCGGGCGCAACGAAGTGGCAGTGGTGCGCGCCATCGATCCGGAACGGCTGTCGATCATCCGCAACTACTGCGAACCCATCGACATGCCCAGCCATATCACCGTGCGGCTCGTTGACTACGATCCGGCAACCGGCCTGCTCGATCTCAGTCACCTACGAGCTTCGATAGGGGCGCAAACGGCGGCGGTCTATTTCGAGACGCCGTCCTATTTCGGCGTGATCGAGCAGCAGGGTGCCGAAATCGCCGCTATTGCCCACGAGGCGGGGGCTGAAGTAATTGTCGGTGTCGATCCCATTTCCCTGGGCGTGCTGGCCGCGCCGATCGATTTCGGAGCGGACATCGTCGTTGGGACCACCCAGCCGCTGGGGGTGCATATGCATTGTGGCGGCGGCGTCAGTGGCTTCATCGCCACGCGGGACGAAGAGCGTTATGCCCACCAGTATCCGACGCTGTTCATCAGCATCGGCGAGACCACGCAGCCCGGCGAATACGGCTTTGGCCTGAGCCTGTTCGAGCAGTCGTCCTATGGCTTGCGCGACAAGGGCAACGATTGGACCGGGCACTCGGTGTACATGTGGGCCATCGCCAATGCGGTCTACATGGCACTGATGGGGCCAAAAGGCTTTGAAGACGTGGGCAATCTCATCCTGCAGCGGAGTCACTACGCGGCGAAGCTGCTGGGCGAAATCCCTGGGGTGCGCGTCACGTTCCCGAGCGGTTTTTTCAAGGAGTTCGTGGTGGATTTCTCCGCAACCGGGCTCAGCGTGAAGGACATCAACAAGCAGCTTCTGGCGCAGGGGATTTTCGGCGGCAAAGACCTGACGCAGGACTTTCCAGAACTGGGGGCTAGCGCCCTCTACTGCGTCACGGAGATTCACACACTGGCGGACCTTGAGCGTCTGGCCGCTGCACTCAAAGGGGTCATCGCACAATGAACACACCACTCAAGCAATACCATGCTCCCGTCTGGAGCGAACCGGTCATTCTGGAAATGGGTTATCCCGGGCGCCGTGGGGTGATTTTTTCCACCGCAGAAGAAGCGGTGCAAGCGGCCGTCGGCAGCGGCGCCGATCTGGTTCCGGCCAAGATGCGCCGTTCGCGCAAACCGGCATTGCCGGAAATGTCCGAGCCCGAGGTGCTGTATCACTATCTGCGCCTGTCGCAGCAGACCCTGGGCATGATGAATATCAGCCTGTTCGGCACCTGCACCATGAAATACAACGCTCAGATCAACGAGGCGACGGCATGGCGGCCGGAAATCACCCACGTGCATCCTTATCAGGACGAGGACACCTTGCAAGGCGCACTTGAAGTGGTGCATGGCATGGACATGATCCTGCGTGAATTGTCCGGGATGGATCAGTTCATTTTCCAAGCGGGTGGCGGTGCCGATGCCGCTTACACCAGTTGCGCGGTGACCCGTGCCTACCACGCCTCCAAAGGCGAGCTGGCGCAGCGTGACGAGATCATCACCACGATCCAGACGCACCCGAGCAGCGCCGCCACTGCCGCCGCTGCCGGCTTCAAGGTCGTCACACTGATGATTGAGGAGAACGGTTACCCATCGCTCGAATCGCTCAAGGCTGCGGTGTCCAATCGCACCGCAGCGCTGATGGTGAACAATCCCGATGACATGGGCGTGTATAACCCCGAGATCCGCGAGTGGGTGCGGGTGGTGCACGAGGCGGGCGGCTTGTGCTTCTACGATCACGCCAACTTCAACGGTGCGATGACCAGGATTCGCGCCCGTGAACTCGGTTTCGACGCATGCATGTTCATGTTGCACAAGACCTTCGGCGCGCCGAAAAGTGGCGTAGGCGGGCCAGCGGTCGGAGCTTATGGGTGCTCGGCGCAGCTCGCGCCTTTCCTCCCGGCTCCGGTGGTGGCATTCGACGGGGAGCGTTATCGCCTCGATCATGATCGCCCGCAGAGCACCGGCAAGATACGCGAGTTCTGGGGCAACGTTCCGGTGGTTCTCAAGGCCTACGCCTGGTCGCGGGCGATGGGCGCAGAAGGCATGGCGCAGGCCTCTGATATCTCCGTCCTGGCCAACAACTACATGGAAAAAGGGCTGTTGGCGATTCGCGGCGTGACCCGGTCTCACCCCGAAGCAACGAGCCCGCGTATGGAGATGACGCGCTACAGTCTCGAGCAGCTCAAGGAAGACACCGGGGTTGACGTCCATGATGTGCAGAATCGCATGAGCGATTTCGGCATCGATCCGATGTGGAGCAGCCATCACCCCTGGCTGGTGCCGGAGCCGTTCACGCCAGAACCGGGGGAAATGTATGGCAAAGAAGCGCTGGATACTTGGATTGCCGTGCTTGCGAGGATTTCCGACGAGGCCTACTCGACCCCGGAAATCGTCAAGACAGCGCCGCATAACCAGGCGATCCACAGGCTAAAGAGTGCCGCCCTGGACGACCCGCAACATTGGGCCATGACCTGGCGCGCGTTCTTGCGCAAAAACAAAAAGCAGGCGAGTTGACCCAGGATCATCCGCGTAGCGGCACCGTCGATCAGGCGAGGCCGCTCATGAAACCTGATCAGAGCTAACAATCAGCCATCGAAGGTAGCAGCATGACAGCACAGGCTGGCGGCCTTCCTACAGGAAAACATCATGTCGATTTTCGAAACGGGCCTGGCGCCCTCGGCGGTCAATCATATGGCTTTGTCGCCACTGAGCTTCATCGAGCGCACGGCCTCTGTGTATGGCCAATACCCGGCGGTGATCCACGGCTCGATACGGCGTAACTGGCAGCAGACGTACGAACGCTGCCGACGGCTCGCCGATGCGCTCAGCGGGCGGGGGATCGGCAAGGGCGATACCGTGGCGGTGATGCTGCCCAACATCCCGGCGATGCTCGAGGCTCATTTTGGCGTGCCCATGATCGGCGCCGTGCTCAATACCTTGAACGTCCGCCTGGATGCCCAGGCTATCGCCTTCATGCTTGAACACGGCGAGGCCAAGGTATTGATCGCCGACCGTGAATTCCACGGTGTTGTCCAGGAGGCGTTGAGTCTGTTGTCGAAACCGCCATTGGTGGTCGATGTCGACGATCCAGAATTCGGCGAAGGCCGCGCCATCAGCCCGCTGGACTACGAAGCGTTTCTGGAGGAGGGCGACCCAGCGTTTGCCTGGCCATGGCCGGACGACGAATGGCAGGCGATTTCCCTCAACTACACGTCAGGCACCACGGGGAACCCCAAGGGCGTGGTCTATCACCACCGTGGGGCCTATCTCAATGCACTGGGCAATCAGATGACCTGGGCCATGGGAAATCATCCGGTGTATCTCTGGACCTTGCCGATGTTTCACTGCAATGGCTGGTGCTACCCGTGGACAGTGACTGCGCTGGCCGGTACTCACGTCTTTCTGCGCCGCGTGGATCCGCAGAAGATTCTCACCCTGATCGGTGAACACCGGGTCAGCCACCTGTGTGGCGCGCCGATCGTCCTGAATGCATTGGTCAACTTGCCGGACGCTTCCAGGGTCACGATTGATCACCCGGTCAGTGCGATGGTGGCCGGCGCCGCACCGCCGGCCAAGGTGATCGAAGCCGTCGAGGCCATGGGCATCAAGATCACTCATGTCTATGGCCTGACCGAGGTCTACGGCCCGGTGACGGTGTGTGCCTGGCACGCGCAGTGGGATGAGCGATCAGTGGACGAGCGTGCGAGGATCAAATCGCGCCAGGGTGTGCGCTACCCGACCCTGGAAGGCCTGATGGTCGCTGATCCGCAAACCCTTCAGCCGGTCGCCTGCGACGGGACCCGCATCGGCGAAATTTTCATGCGCGGGAACACCGTCATGAAGGGCTATTTGAAAAATCCGCAAGCCACCCAGGAAGCCTTCAAAGGCGGATGGTTCCATACCGGCGACCTGGCGGTTCGTCACCCCGACGGCTACGTCGAAATCAAAGATCGTCTCAAGGACATCATCATTTCCGGTGGCGAGAACATTTCCACCATCGAGGTCGAGAACGTTCTCTATCGGCATCCTGCGGTACTGGAAGCCGCCGTGGTTGCCCGCCCTGACGAAAAATGGGGCGAAACGCCCTGTGCCTTCATCACGCTCAAGCCCGGACATCAGGACATCCTGGAGGCGGACATCATCCTGTTCTGTCGTGAGCACCTGGCGGGGTTCAAGCTGCCCAAAACAGTGGTCTTCAGCGAGTTGCCGAAGACATCGACGGGCAAGATCCAGAAGTATGTGCTGCGCGATTGGGCCAAGGCACTTTGAGGCAATCTCTGTAGCGGACCTCAGCCATCTGCCGTTGGGATCAATCCCGCTTCCTGATAACTGAGGACGAGGTCATCGAACAGGCCGATGTCGAGTCGCGTCCGGGCGATGAGTTGGGCGCCGGCGATCGCGGTATAGATGGCGCGGCCGCGCCGCTCGCACACCTGCGGGCTGCCCAACCCGAGCTCGGCCAGCATGCTCGCCAGCCATGCGACGTTCATGTCCGCAAACGCCTTGATCTGGACTTTGACTGTTTCGGGCAGGTCCTCGTATTCCGCTGCCATGAAGCTCGACAGGCATAACCGGTTGCCGTCTTCCAGCGACTTGCGAAAGATCGACGGGTAGCGTTGCAGGCAGTGACGCGGGTCAGGATCGGCCTCGCGTATCGCCTCCAGGAGGCGGGAGGCGTCTTGCCAATAACGTTCGGCGACGGCGGCGCCCAGGTCAGCCTTGCTTGAGAAGTGGTAATAGATACTGGCGTTCTTGATCCCCACTGCCTCGCCGATGCTGCGGAAGTTGATGCCGTTGTAGCCATGCGCCTGAGCGGCTGCCTTGGCAGCTTCCAGGATGGCTTCGCGCGCGTTCTCGGTCACTCTCAACTCCTCGCTGATAGATCTGGTAACGGCGATTCTACTCGCACAAGCGTTTACCTGCCAATTGGAAGGTAGGGGTTGACAGGGTAAAAATGAGCAGCCAAGCTTTGCCTACCAATTGACAGGCAGGTGAAAGAAATGAGCGCTTCAAAACCTCAGCCAGATACCTCGGCAATCCCAATGATGAAAGTCCACGACTGGTTCGATGGCCCGTACCCCGCCCGCGTACGCATTGCCCTGGCGGAAAAAGGCCTGCTTTCGCGCGTCGAATTTGTCCCGGTGGATTTGTGGAAAGGCGAGCACAAGAAACCAGCGTTTCTGGCGATCAATTATTCCGGGACGCTACCGGTGCTGGAGTTGAACGACGGCACGCTCATTGCCGAGTGCACCGCCATTACCCAGTACCTGGATGCGCTGGATGGCAGCCCCACGCTTACCGGCGAAACGCCGGTCGAGAAGGGCGTCATCCACATGATGACCAAACGTGCCGAAATCGAATTTCTCGATGCGGTCAGTGTGTACTTCCATCACGCCACCGCCGGGCTGGGGCCGGAGGTCGAGCTTTATCAGCACCCCGAGTGGGGCGGTCGGATGCGCGACAAGGCCATCCGAGGCATGCACTATTTCGACAACTTGCTCGAAACCCAACCCTTCATTGCCGGCGACAAATTCTCGATGGCCGATATAGCGGTCCTGGGCGGCATGATCTTCGCCTCCCTGGTGAAACTGCCGGTGCCTGAGGAATGTGAAGCCTTGCGCGCGTGGCACGCCCGGATGCAGGAGCGTCCCAGCGTGCAGCAATGGCGGGCGATGGTTGAGCGTGGCGCACCGCAAAACTAGATCGCAGGACGCAGCAGGCCGACCCACTCCTGTACGGTGGGTCGTTGCCATTGACGCTGCGCGTATTCCACCAGCGCGGTGGGCAAGGCGTCGCCGTTGAGTATCAACCGGTTGAGCATCAATGCCAGGTCGACATCGGCAATCGACCATTGGCCGAACAGGTACTCCGGGCTGTCCGCCAGCAGTGCTTGTGCGGCACCGATCAGCTTGCGCGTCGCCGACTCGGCAGCGGGTGATAGAGGCCCGGACTTGAGACCATAGAACACCACCATTGTGGATCGCTCCTGGCGAATGGGCAGCAGGTCACTGCGCAGCCACGCCTGGACTTGCCGTGCCTTCGCGCGCTGCCGGTGGTCTTTTGGGTAAACCGGTATCAGCGGAAAAACATCGTCCAGATACTCAGTGATCGCCGACGACTCGGACAAGGCGAAGTCGCCATGTACGAGCGTGGGGACCCGCTGGGTCAGGGAGAGGCTGGCATAATCCTCGGCCTGGTTTTCGAGGGTGTCGAGGTCCAACGGAGTCATGTCGAATTCGATGCCCTTTTCGCGAAGTGCCACGAAAGCCGACAGGGCGTAAGGGCTGGTGAACTGGGCATCGACGTACAAGCGCAGGCGGGCATTATTCACGGGTTCATCTCCATATGCAGGAAGGAGACACGCTACGGGTTCCGAGGCGATAAATAAAATGCATGATTTTCATGGGCGTATTCCTGGCCGGAATGCGCTGCCAAATGCCTTTATTTGAGCGCAGGTGATTCAGCCTCCGTTCGCATCCCCCCGAAACCCGCCGAGCCCGGCTCAGGAATAAACCGGATAATCCACATATCCACGCTCATCGCCACCAAAGAAGGTGCTCGGGTCCGCCGAATTAAGGGGCAGCCGGTCGCGAATTCGCCGTGGCAGGTCTGGATTGGCCAGGAAGGGTCTGCCGAACGCAATGATGTCTGCGCGACCGTCGATCAGCGCCTGTTCCGCTGTCTCGGGGTCATAGCCACCGGCGATCATCAACACACCGTCCCATGCCGCGCGCAACTGGCCGATGATTTCATCCCAGCGCGGATCGAAGTGCTCGTCCTTGACGGTGCCAACCACGGCGGGCTCGACGAGGTGCAGATAGGCCAGCTTCCATTGATTCAGCGAACTCACGATGTAGCCGAATGTCGCCTGAGGTGTTTCATCGCCCATGCCCATGAAGCGTCCCATCGGCGTGAGGCGTACGCCTACCCGTTCTGCGCCCACTTCATCGATGACGGCGGCGACCACTTCCAGTAGCAACCGTGCGCGGTTTTCCAGGTTTCCGCCGTAGGCATCCTCGCGCTGGTTACTGTTGCTGTTGATGAATTGGTCCAGCAGGTAACCGTTGCCTGCATGAATTTCCACGCCGTCCATTCCTGCATCGAGCGCATTGCGCGCGGCCCGGCGGTAGTCGTGGATGATGTCGACAATCTCAGGGGCTTGCAGTGCTCGTGGCACCGGTACGTCGCTCCAGACCCCATTGCCATCCGCGTCGACGATGAACGTCTTGCCCGGCACCGGCAGTGCGCTTGGGGCAACCGGGCTTGCGTTGTCGGGTTGAAAGCTTGGATGGGACACACGGCCCACATGCCAGAGTTGCATGAAGATCAGGCCACCGTCCTTGTGCACTTGGCTGCTGACTTCACGCCAGGCTTGCACCTGTTCGGCGCTGTAGATGCCCGGCGTCCAGGCATAGCCCTGGCCCTGCCGGGAGATTTGCGTCGCCTCGGTAATGATCAACGCGGCGCTCGCACGCTGACGGTAATACTCGGCGTTCATGGCCGTTGGAACGTCGCCCGGTTGCCCGGCGCGAGAGCGTGTCAGCGGCGCCATCGCCACGCGATGAGGAAGTGTGAAGGGGCCCATTGCGATAGGTTGGAACAGATGCTGAGTCATGCGGTGTCTCCAGTTTTGGATGCAGAAGCAAGTTGGCGTCGGACGTTGGGTCAGGCACCGGATGACTTAAGTTAATCGGCGGGAGGCGGCTTGATAATCCGTGCAAAGCCCAACACTGCGTTGCGTGAAGCGCAACGCAGGGCAGGTCAGGAGGGCTGCTCCGAGCGGGTCAGGGGCAGGTTCAACCAGCGTCGGCCGGTGGCGTCTGCCACGGCGTTGCCGATGGCGGCGGCCATGGGACCCTGGACGATTTCGGCGGCGCCCAGGAACGGCTGTCCCGGTTGGTCGAGCAGATGAATGTCAACTTTCCTGGGCACCTGTGCAAAACGCAGGATCGGGTAGCCGCTCCAGTCGTAGCTGCGTATACCCCCGGCGTCATAGGAGACTTTTTCATACAGCGTCCAACTGGTGGATTGGACGATCCCGCCTTCGACCTGGTTGCGCAGGCCATCGGGATTGACGATCTGGCCGACGTCCACCGCCGTGACCACATGATCGACGTGTATTTCGCCGGTCTGCGGGTGTACCTGGAGACGTACCGCGATGGCGCAATAGCCCATGATGTTCTTGTACCGAGCAAACGCGAAACCGATACCGGCGCCAGGTTCGTCGCTTTTTTGCGGCCAGCCAATGGCGTCGCGAACCCGCTCCACCACGGCCCGTGCCCGGGGATCCACCAGGTGGGCCAAGCGCAAGGCAACCGGGTCGACCCCGGCCCTGGAGGCGAGCTCATCCATACACGCTTCGATCGCGAATATGTTGATGTGCGCACCCAGCGAGCGCATCGCCGAGGTGCGAAACGGCATCTGCGTGACGAAATTCATGTCGATGCGGGTGGAAGCCAGCTCGTACAGCGGCACGGCGTTGCGATCGCCATCGCCTTCAGGTTGGGCGATGGGCACCGAAGGCGCGGACGCGAACGGTCGAGCCAGCAGTCGCGCCGGCAGCAGTCGTCCGGCATTGACGATGCGTTCGTTGTGCGGCGTCGTCCACAGTTCGTAGTGCCAGTCCTGCAATCGACCTTGCGCATCCAGGTTGGCGTCGACCTCGGTGACCATCGCCGAGCTGTATGGCTCCCAGAGGTTTTCCTGCTCGCGCATCCATTGGACCCGGATCGGCATGCCCGGCATTCGCATGGCAATCAACGCGGCGTCGGCCGCCGCATCGTCTGCGCCGTTGTGGCCATAGCAGCCGGAGCCCTCGGTGTGGATACAGCGAACGCGCTCGGGAGGGAGCCGGACCATCTCGGCGATCCCGGCCCGCAACGGATACACGCCCTGGGTGTGAGTCCACACCGTGAGGGTGCCGTCCTTGAACCAGGCCACGGCGCAGGACGGGCCGATGGAGCCATGCATCAGGTATTGCTTGGTCACACGGGCCTGGTAGCGAATGTCGGTCGCGCCCTTGGCCGTGCCTTCATGGCTGATCGGATAGGGCCGTGAGGGCAGGCGCTTGAGCAACGCGTGGATGTCTGCGGATTCGGGTATGGCTTGTCCGCCGCTCCAGCGCGCCGATTCGTATCCGCTGCGCATCGCTTTGATCGCTTGCCATTCATCCCGCGCCACCACCGCAAGATAATTGCCGTCGCGAATGACCTGCACGACCCCGGAGAGCGCTTCGATCGACGCCGCATCAAAGCCCTGCAGGGTACAGCCGGGGCGGGGTGGGCGAATCACCCGAGCGTGCAGCATGCCCGGTAAACGGATGTCCTGGACAAACGCGGCGCCACCGCTGACTTTGGCGGGGATATCCAGCCGTTGCAGCGAATGGCCGATCAGTTTGAATGGCATCGCAGGCGGTGCCGGCGAATCGGATTTGGCGTAGCGATGCAGATCGACGTGCTTGACGGCGTCGGCGTAGGCCATGCGTTGTCCGCTGGGGCCGAGAATGATGCCGTCCCGGGTCGTCAACAGCGCAGGCGTGACTTCCCAGCTACGCCCCGCCGACTCCAGCAGCAGTTCACGCACTTGCGCCGCCGCGTTGAACAGCGCGGTCCCGCTGTCGAAAATACTGTGACTGCCGGCGGTGTAGCCTTCGTTGGGTGTCAGCGCCGTGTCGGCGGTGAGCAAGTTGATCGCCGACGGGGAGACTTCCAGGCGTTCAGCGGCGATTTGCAGCAGAGCAGTCTTGACCCCAGTGCCCAATTCAACCTTGCCGGTGTAGACGGTGATGCCGTCTGGGTCGACGCGGATCCAGGCATCGAGATAGGGGTTGGTGCGCAGGCTGCCGGGCAGGTCTGGAGCCAGCACCACCGTGCCAAGGGTATCGACTTCGGTGTCCGCCCATGCACGTCGCGCCGCTGGCGCCAGCGTAAATGCCACCAACAAGGCGCTCCCCCGCAAAAACGCGCGGCGGCTGTAATCGGCGGTTTTAATCCCGGTCATAAAACACTCCCGTTTTGCCTGGCAACTTGGTTGATCGCGTCGATAATTCGCAAGTGGGTGCCGCAGCGACACAGGTTGCCGGACATGTGTTCTCGGATGGTCTGTTCATCCGGATGAGGGTTGCTCTCCAGCAATGCCTGCGCACGCATCAGCATCCCGGCGATGCAGTAGCCGCACTGGGCCGCCTGTTTGTCGATGAAGGCCGCTTGCAACGGGCCGGGATGGTCGGCTGTGCCGAGGCTTTCCACCGTTCGAACCTGCTTGCCGCCAAGGCCTGCGCAAGGGGTCACGCAGGAAAATACAGGCTGGTCATCGACGATGACCGTGCAAGCGCCGCATTGTCCCAGGCCGCACCCGTACTTGGCGCCGTTGAGCCCCAGGTGGTTGCGCAGCGCATAGAGCAGCGGCATGTCGGGATCGAGGTCCAATGCGTGGGCCGAGCCGTTGACGTTGAGCGTGACTTGGGTCATTTCGTCTCCTGACGTATCGCTTCGAGAATGGGGGAAAGGTCGGTCCAGGCTTGCTCGGGTCTGGCTTGCCGGCGCAGGTAGGCGGCGATTGCGCTGAGTTGAGCGTCGTCGAGACTGTCGGCGAACGGCGGCATCACCGGTCCCGGACTGCCTGGCGTTGCGGGGATGCCTTCGAGCACGGTCTTGAGGAAATTGCGCGGGCTCGGCGCTTGCAGGGTTGAGGTACGATCCAACGGCGGACGCTCGTCGATTTCGCGCATCGGTGCGGCCGGCCCATGGCAGCCGGCACAGGCGCTGGCGAACAGCAGGGCGCCAGTGGTTTGATCGGCGGTCTCGATATTTTTGGCGCCGGGTTGGATCTCGGTGACGGCAGCCCTGGCGGGAAGACTCAGCAGGTACTCGGCGATTGCCTCTGCGTCGCCGACCGGCAAGCGCGCCAGGCTGAGGCTGACCGGACGCATCGGGCCGGCAGCAGTCCCATGTCCATCCACCACTTCGCCGCGCAGGTAGTTCACCAGTTGTTCGTTGTTCCACCCATTGGCGCGACGGCTCATGCCCAGCAGCGAAGGCGCGTCCCAGCCATCCACGGATCCGCCGGCCAGGCTTTCGCCGGACTTCTCGGCACCGATCAGGTTCAGCGGGGAATGACAGCCCGCGCAATGGCCGGGGCCTTCGACCAGGTAGCGCCCGCGGTTCCATGCCTCGGATTGCTGCGCCACTGGCGTCAATGGCTGTCCGTGCAGGAACAGCAAATTCCAGAACGACACCAGCGGCCGGATGTTCATCGGGAAATTCATACGGTTTTGCCGGGCCGGGGAGTGCACGGCCGGGCCGCTCATCAAATACCCATAGGCGTCGGCAATGTCGCCCGCCGTCATGCGCCGGTAATGAACGTACGGGAACGCCGGATACAGGAAGTGGCCATCGCGGGCGATTCCTTCACGCATCGCCCGCTCGAACGCCGGCAATGACCATTGGCCAATGCCCGTCTGCGGATCGGGTGTGAGGTTTGTGCTGTAGAGCGTGCCGAACGGCGTCACCAGAGGCAACCCTCCGGCCATGTACGGACCGCCGGGGCGCGTATGGCAGACCGCACAATCACCCGCTTCGACGACTCGCGCACCGCGTTGCAACTGCGCGGCATCGAACGTTCGCGGGCGCTCGATGGGCGCAATCGCCGGGCGCCACATCAGCAGGGCGGCACCGATCGCGCCTATCGAAGCCAGGACCGCGACGCCGATCCATAGCGGCCTGGACCTCATGGAAATGCCCATCATGAGCATTCCAGGCGCCAGGCAGGCGCGATGAACATTGAGAATGGATTCGAGGTCATGAACGGCTCCTTGGGCAACCGGGGAAGGGCGCCGATGGGAAGTCCTGCGCCGAGTGCCCAAGGGTAGAGAAGAGCCGCGCGCCGGAGTATCAGCGGATCGCGCAAAGGCCCGTTGCGCCAAGCGCAACACCGCTGGCGTTGCGTGCCGCGCATCACTGCGTTGCCGGTGCGATGGATTCTCGCAACTGACGGCGGCCCTTAGCCTTGGCATCACTTTCCCGAACCTACCGAGGTGTCATCATGCTCATGGGCAATCCCGCAGCGACGGCCAAGGCCGAACAATCCGCATCACTTTCCGGCCTGATGGTCGCGTTCCTGGCGTTCTGCTGCGGCGCGGTCGTGGCCAATCTCTATTACGCCCAGCCGATTGTCGAACTGATCGCGCCGCAGATCGGCCTGTCCAGCGCCAATGCGAGCCTGATCGTGTCATTGACCCAATTTGGCTACGCACTGGGCCTGTTGTTGCTGGTGCCGCTGGCTGACCTTGCGGAGAACCGGCGCCTGGTGGTGGGCTTCACACTCGCGTCGAGCGTTGCCCTGTTGTGTGCCGGGCTGACGCATTCGCCGTCGATATTCCTCGTATTGTCATTGCTGATCGGCCTCACATCGGTCGCGGTGCAGATCCTGGTGCCGCTGGCGGCGCACCTGGCGCCTGAAGCGACCCGTGGCCGCGTGGTGGGCAACATCATGAGCGGCCTGTTGCTGGGCATCCTGCTGTCGCGTCCGCTGTCGAGCCTGCTGGTCAACGTGTTCGGCTGGCGCGGGGTGTTCTTCAGTGCGGCGGCACTGATGGCCGTCATCGCGATGATCACTGCGGTTGCGTTGCCGCGCCGCGTGCCGACGCATCGGGCGACTTACGCGGCGCTGATCGGCTCGGTGTTCGCGCTGGCTCGGCGCCATTCGGTCCTGCGTCAACGTTCGTTGTACCAGGGATTGTTG
Encoded proteins:
- a CDS encoding xanthine dehydrogenase family protein molybdopterin-binding subunit — translated: MTGIKTADYSRRAFLRGSALLVAFTLAPAARRAWADTEVDTLGTVVLAPDLPGSLRTNPYLDAWIRVDPDGITVYTGKVELGTGVKTALLQIAAERLEVSPSAINLLTADTALTPNEGYTAGSHSIFDSGTALFNAAAQVRELLLESAGRSWEVTPALLTTRDGIILGPSGQRMAYADAVKHVDLHRYAKSDSPAPPAMPFKLIGHSLQRLDIPAKVSGGAAFVQDIRLPGMLHARVIRPPRPGCTLQGFDAASIEALSGVVQVIRDGNYLAVVARDEWQAIKAMRSGYESARWSGGQAIPESADIHALLKRLPSRPYPISHEGTAKGATDIRYQARVTKQYLMHGSIGPSCAVAWFKDGTLTVWTHTQGVYPLRAGIAEMVRLPPERVRCIHTEGSGCYGHNGADDAAADAALIAMRMPGMPIRVQWMREQENLWEPYSSAMVTEVDANLDAQGRLQDWHYELWTTPHNERIVNAGRLLPARLLARPFASAPSVPIAQPEGDGDRNAVPLYELASTRIDMNFVTQMPFRTSAMRSLGAHINIFAIEACMDELASRAGVDPVALRLAHLVDPRARAVVERVRDAIGWPQKSDEPGAGIGFAFARYKNIMGYCAIAVRLQVHPQTGEIHVDHVVTAVDVGQIVNPDGLRNQVEGGIVQSTSWTLYEKVSYDAGGIRSYDWSGYPILRFAQVPRKVDIHLLDQPGQPFLGAAEIVQGPMAAAIGNAVADATGRRWLNLPLTRSEQPS
- a CDS encoding alkene reductase; its protein translation is MTQHLFQPIAMGPFTLPHRVAMAPLTRSRAGQPGDVPTAMNAEYYRQRASAALIITEATQISRQGQGYAWTPGIYSAEQVQAWREVSSQVHKDGGLIFMQLWHVGRVSHPSFQPDNASPVAPSALPVPGKTFIVDADGNGVWSDVPVPRALQAPEIVDIIHDYRRAARNALDAGMDGVEIHAGNGYLLDQFINSNSNQREDAYGGNLENRARLLLEVVAAVIDEVGAERVGVRLTPMGRFMGMGDETPQATFGYIVSSLNQWKLAYLHLVEPAVVGTVKDEHFDPRWDEIIGQLRAAWDGVLMIAGGYDPETAEQALIDGRADIIAFGRPFLANPDLPRRIRDRLPLNSADPSTFFGGDERGYVDYPVYS
- a CDS encoding c-type cytochrome yields the protein MMGISMRSRPLWIGVAVLASIGAIGAALLMWRPAIAPIERPRTFDAAQLQRGARVVEAGDCAVCHTRPGGPYMAGGLPLVTPFGTLYSTNLTPDPQTGIGQWSLPAFERAMREGIARDGHFLYPAFPYVHYRRMTAGDIADAYGYLMSGPAVHSPARQNRMNFPMNIRPLVSFWNLLFLHGQPLTPVAQQSEAWNRGRYLVEGPGHCAGCHSPLNLIGAEKSGESLAGGSVDGWDAPSLLGMSRRANGWNNEQLVNYLRGEVVDGHGTAAGPMRPVSLSLARLPVGDAEAIAEYLLSLPARAAVTEIQPGAKNIETADQTTGALLFASACAGCHGPAAPMREIDERPPLDRTSTLQAPSPRNFLKTVLEGIPATPGSPGPVMPPFADSLDDAQLSAIAAYLRRQARPEQAWTDLSPILEAIRQETK
- a CDS encoding (2Fe-2S)-binding protein → MTQVTLNVNGSAHALDLDPDMPLLYALRNHLGLNGAKYGCGLGQCGACTVIVDDQPVFSCVTPCAGLGGKQVRTVESLGTADHPGPLQAAFIDKQAAQCGYCIAGMLMRAQALLESNPHPDEQTIREHMSGNLCRCGTHLRIIDAINQVARQNGSVL
- the yfcF gene encoding glutathione transferase — protein: MNNARLRLYVDAQFTSPYALSAFVALREKGIEFDMTPLDLDTLENQAEDYASLSLTQRVPTLVHGDFALSESSAITEYLDDVFPLIPVYPKDHRQRAKARQVQAWLRSDLLPIRQERSTMVVFYGLKSGPLSPAAESATRKLIGAAQALLADSPEYLFGQWSIADVDLALMLNRLILNGDALPTALVEYAQRQWQRPTVQEWVGLLRPAI